From the genome of Rhineura floridana isolate rRhiFlo1 chromosome 7, rRhiFlo1.hap2, whole genome shotgun sequence, one region includes:
- the GHSR gene encoding growth hormone secretagogue receptor type 1, with protein sequence MYNKSNLQLVMDYGSDNGTWPEDQLHLFPAPLLTGITVTCVLLFVIGILGNMMTMLVVSKFRDMRTTTNLYLSSMAFSDLLIFLCMPLDLFRLWQYRPWNLGDLLCKLFQFVSESCTYSTILNITALSVERYFAVCFPLWAKVVITKGKVKLVILVLWAVSFVSAGPIFVLVGVEHENGTDPSDTNECRATEYAIQSGLLTIMVWTSSVFFFLPVFCLTVLYSLIVRKLWRRKRKGIGPKASIRDKYNRQTVKMLAVVVFAFILCWLPFHIGRYLFSKSFEVGSLEIAVISQYCNLVSFVLFYLSAAINPILYNIMSKKYRKAAYRLFGIKMLRKKRHSVRKEGGSRAWTDSSVRAT encoded by the exons ATGTACAACAAGAGCAACCTGCAGCTTGTCATGGATTATGGGAGTGACAACGGCACATGGCCCGAGGACCAGCTGCACCTCTTCCCTGCACCGCTGCTCACAGGCATCACTGTCACCTGCGTGCTCCTTTTTGTGATTGGGATTCTAGGGAACATGATGACAATGCTGGTGGTCTCCAAGTTCCGGGACATGAGGACCACCACCAACCTGTACCTTTCCAGCATGGCTTTCTCGGACCTGTTGATCTTTCTCTGCATGCCCCTGGATCTTTTCCGCCTCTGGCAGTACCGGCCCTGGAATCTGGGGGACCTTCTCTGCAAGCTCTTCCAGTTTGTCAGTGAGAGTTGCACTTACTCCACCATCCTCAACATCACGGCCCTGAGCGTGGAGAGGTATTTCGCCGTCTGCTTCCCTCTTTGGGCCAAGGTGGTGATCACCAAAGGGAAAGTCAAGCTGGTCATCCTGGTGCTTTGGGCAGTGTCCTTTGTCAGCGCCGGGCCAATCTTTGTCTTGGTTGGGGTTGAGCACGAGAACGGGACGGACCCCTCGGACACGAACGAATGTAGAGCCACAGAGTATGCGATTCAGTCGGGGCTCCTGACAATTATGGTGTGGACCTCGAGCGTCTTCTTTTTCCTGCCTGTGTTTTGCTTGACTGTTCTGTACAGCCTCATTGTGCGAAAACtctggaggagaaagagaaaaggcaTCGGGCCAAAGGCGTCCATCAGGGACAAGTACAACAGGCAAACTGTGAAAATGTTAG CTGTGGTGGTCTTTGCATTCATCCTCTGCTGGTTGCCTTTCCACATAGGACGTTACCTGTTTTCCAAATCCTTTGAGGTTGGATCCTTGGAAATAGCCGTCATCAGCCAGTACTGCAACTTGGTATCATTTGTCCTTTTCTACCTAAGCGCTGCCATCAACCCAATCCTGTACAACATCATGTCAAAGAAATACCGCAAGGCAGCCTACAGGCTCTTTGGAATCAAGATGCTCAGGAAGAAAAGGCACTCGGTGAGAAAGGAGGGAGGATCTCGTGCATGGACAGATTCCAGCGTCAGAGCAACATGA